The following coding sequences lie in one Acropora palmata chromosome 3, jaAcrPala1.3, whole genome shotgun sequence genomic window:
- the LOC141877223 gene encoding regulation of nuclear pre-mRNA domain-containing protein 1B-like has product MTSFSSATLEKKLGDLSNTQHSVQTLSLWLIHHRKHAKAIVQAWYKELTKARQSKKLTFMFLANDVLQNGKRKGAEFLGEFKHILPSAFQHCSQGGSVEAIKGLERLISIWTERNVYEATFLMKLHKCLGQESDSPPPEKKQKLDNDKQAPTMEPPDPEDLIKALMELENSASQDAAVREKIANLPAEVQDVSLLEKIEDKETGDRLSKIVDEACVLLADYNGRLAAELEDRSTISKMLAAFIQLQKDKLAESEKKLQEYKAKQEKVQLVRQELKAHLENLPDLTKLPDLGGGLAPLPSAGDLFASAHRS; this is encoded by the exons ATGACCTCTTTTTCCTCGGCTACTTTAGAGAAAAAACTAGGCGATCTTTCGAACACCCAGCATAGTGTTCAGACTCTCTCTTTATGGCTCATCCATCACAGAAAACACGCCAAAGCCATTGTCCAAGCGTGGTATAAGGAATTGACTAAAG CCAGACAAAGCAAGAAGCTTACATTCATGTTTCTTGCTAATGATGTTCTGCAGAATGGGAAAAGAAAGGGGGCAGAATTTTTGGGCGAGTTTAAACATATTTTACCATCTGCCTTTCAGCACTGTTCGCA AGGTGGATCAGTGGAAGCAATAAAAGGTCTTGAAAGACTTATATCTATTTGGACAGAAAGAAATGTGTATGAAGCCACTTTCCTGATGAAGTTACATAAATGTTTAG gACAAGAATCAGATTCTCCCCCAcctgagaaaaaacaaaagctagaCAACGACAAACAAGCACCAACAATGGAGCCACCAGAT ccAGAGGATCTCATCAAGGCTTTGATGGAGCTGGAAAATTCTGCATCACAAGATGCTGCTGTGCGGGAAAAGATCGCTAACTTACCAGCAGAAGTACAAGATGTTTCTCTCcttgaaaaaattgaag ATAAAGAAACTGGTGATAGGCTATCTAAGATTGTGGATGAGGCCTGTGTGTTACTTGCTGACTACAATGGCAGACTTGCAGCAGAGCTGGAAGACAGATCAACAATATCCAAAATGCTGGCAGCATTTATACAACTTCAAAAAGATAAACTTGCAGAGTCAGAGAAAAAACTTCAA GAATATAAagccaaacaagaaaaagttcagCTAGTGCGTCAAGAGCTGAAAGCTCATTTAGAGAATCTTCCAGACTTGACCAAGCTTCCAGACCTTGGAGGAGGTCTAGCTCCTCTGCCTTCTGCAGGAGACCTGTTTGCGTCTGCCCACAGGTCCTGA
- the LOC141875537 gene encoding type I iodothyronine deiodinase-like, with translation MFAQTIQVVRAATAYTMLLIVFSIGTLLKSIPAFQVWIIRAFDAVTKVKLPVCSYWDSLFSDQMFQNVWHSVALDLNRKIKRGHDAPNTPVVSLSGKNLFPLFKMTKPGRALVLNFGSCTCPIFMDQLSEFQKMAEKFSQVADFCVVYIEEAHPSDGWALKNNYVIRTHRNQTERCNAARRLAQKVPRCPVVVDTMLDTANIAYGALPIRLHVIRDGKVAYEGRSGPTGYDMKDVMRWLTTNCKTV, from the exons GCAGACAATTCAAGTTGTCCGAGCTGCCACAGCTTACACCATGTTACTGATCGTTTTTTCGATTGGTACCCTACTGAAGTCCATACCAGCCTTCCAAGTATGGATCATTCGAGCATTTGATGCTGTCACCAAAGTTAAGTTACCAGTCTGTTCCTATTGGGATTCACTGTTCAGTGATCAGATGTTCCAGAACGTGTGGCACAGCGTGGCTTTGGATTTGAACAGGAAGATCAAGCGTGGCCATGATGCTCCTAACACTCCCGTGGTGTCGTTATCTGGAAAAAACCTTTTTCCGTTATTTAAGATGACCAAACCTGGGCGAGCCCTTGTTTTGAACTTTGGCAGCTGTACCTGTCCTATATTTATGGACCAGTTAAGCGAGTTTCAGAAAATGGCCGAGAAATTCAGCCAAGTCGCCGACTTTTGTGTGGTTTACATCGAAGAAGCACATCCCTCGGACGGATGGGCTTTGAAG aaCAACTACGTCATCAGAACCCACAGAAACCAAACCGAAAGATGCAATGCTGCCCGCAGACTTGCGCAAAAAGTTCCGCGATGCCCGGTAGTTGTTGACACCATGCTTGACACAGCAAACATTGCGTACGGCGCGCTACCAATCCGCTTGCATGTCATTCGAGATGGAAAGGTTGCTTACGAAGGGAGATCCGGTCCAACTGGCTATGACATGAAAGACGTCATGAGATGGCTTACGACAAACTGCAAAACCGTTTGA